From a single Candidatus Babeliales bacterium genomic region:
- a CDS encoding ankyrin repeat domain-containing protein, with the protein MNNLKKIFLLTGILTSAFCNNYGMEVGEIGISQIGDIPLATFETLPKDIKRKLILNIVEDSANLNEVVKDLRSISLINRELNNLINNPVTIQAIINVLKEKNQKRESEIKEDWLYALSLISIPGARRLLQSKIDENNINEVISQLINNAQNFDKALKNLHHLTKNNTKLNESINNQSKIETILKLFQAKVRKKGIASAQKWHFALFLHSLPGAKNWLTDLLIQENVTIKEINKFIANLYLGETHPNIDNAVIREPIISGIIQTYLELTNNNINFQDTDGNTLLMYAVMQDNVELVKYLLTQPEINLALKNKKKTLFGKSKTALQIANELGNKEIIKLLEQHKK; encoded by the coding sequence ATGAATAATTTAAAAAAAATATTTCTTTTAACCGGAATTTTAACTTCAGCTTTTTGTAATAACTATGGTATGGAAGTAGGTGAAATAGGTATTTCGCAAATCGGCGATATCCCTCTGGCAACCTTTGAAACATTACCTAAAGATATAAAGCGTAAGCTAATATTAAACATAGTAGAAGATTCTGCAAATTTAAATGAAGTAGTAAAAGACTTGCGCTCGATTTCATTAATTAACAGAGAATTAAATAATTTAATTAATAATCCAGTAACAATACAAGCAATAATAAATGTACTCAAAGAAAAAAATCAAAAACGAGAAAGCGAAATTAAAGAAGATTGGTTATATGCTCTTTCTTTAATATCAATTCCTGGAGCTAGAAGATTGTTGCAAAGTAAGATTGATGAAAATAATATTAATGAAGTAATCTCCCAATTAATAAACAATGCTCAAAATTTTGATAAAGCATTAAAAAATTTACATCACTTAACAAAAAATAATACAAAATTAAATGAATCAATTAACAATCAATCTAAAATTGAAACAATATTAAAACTATTTCAAGCCAAAGTAAGAAAAAAGGGAATAGCTAGCGCCCAAAAATGGCACTTTGCCTTATTTTTACATTCACTTCCTGGTGCTAAAAATTGGTTAACCGATTTATTAATTCAAGAAAATGTTACTATTAAAGAAATAAATAAATTTATTGCAAATTTATATTTAGGTGAAACTCATCCAAATATTGATAATGCAGTAATTAGAGAACCAATTATTTCTGGAATTATACAAACTTATTTAGAATTAACTAATAATAATATAAACTTTCAAGACACAGATGGTAACACCCTATTGATGTATGCTGTAATGCAAGACAATGTTGAGCTTGTTAAATACCTTCTTACACAACCAGAAATTAATTTAGCATTAAAAAATAAAAAGAAAACATTATTTGGCAAATCGAAAACTGCACTTCAAATTGCAAACGAACTAGGCAATAAAGAAATAATAAAGCTATTAGAACAGCATAAAAAATAA
- a CDS encoding ankyrin repeat domain-containing protein: MNNIKKVFFLIWFSLSIFYNYGIKVGGEIDITQIADISFSDFELLPPELKQKIILQVVAISEDLNETLKNLHAIVRVDKDLRDWVNDPITIQKVINILKEKDEKNIAQRTKEDWQYALSLISLPGARAWLQENINEKNINKVVSDIINNARNFNEALKNLHYLTRINEQLDSLINNQETIHTIIITFQNKIRKEEIPPAPEWELALFLSSLLSGAKHWLQNKIQEEKITLDKIFEHTMIIYKLRDFMTTLFHLDEANAIPLLPNIINTYLALGGNINATDSQGNTFLIYAVSSNDENMIKYLLSNPNININVKNNEKKSALDIAQDNENIIKILNEYKK; the protein is encoded by the coding sequence ATGAATAATATAAAAAAAGTATTTTTTTTAATATGGTTTTCATTGTCTATCTTTTACAACTATGGCATAAAAGTAGGCGGCGAAATAGATATTACACAAATCGCTGATATTTCGTTTTCTGATTTTGAACTATTACCTCCTGAATTAAAACAAAAAATAATACTGCAAGTTGTAGCAATTTCGGAAGACCTCAATGAAACATTAAAAAATCTACATGCAATCGTAAGAGTTGATAAAGATTTACGTGATTGGGTTAATGATCCAATAACAATACAAAAAGTTATAAATATACTCAAAGAAAAAGATGAAAAAAATATAGCGCAACGAACTAAAGAAGATTGGCAATATGCACTTTCTTTAATATCGCTTCCTGGAGCACGAGCATGGTTGCAAGAGAATATTAATGAAAAAAATATCAATAAAGTTGTATCTGACATAATAAATAATGCGCGAAATTTTAATGAAGCATTAAAAAACCTACATTATTTAACACGAATTAATGAACAATTAGATAGCTTAATTAACAACCAAGAAACAATTCACACAATAATAATAACATTCCAAAATAAGATCAGAAAAGAAGAGATCCCTCCTGCTCCTGAATGGGAACTGGCCCTATTTTTATCATCATTACTTTCTGGCGCTAAACATTGGTTACAAAATAAAATTCAAGAAGAAAAAATCACACTAGATAAAATATTCGAACACACTATGATAATTTATAAATTACGTGATTTTATGACCACTTTATTCCATTTAGATGAGGCAAATGCGATACCTCTACTACCTAATATTATAAATACATATCTTGCACTTGGAGGCAATATTAATGCAACCGATTCTCAAGGCAACACATTTCTTATTTATGCCGTATCATCTAATGATGAAAATATGATTAAATATCTGCTTTCTAATCCTAATATTAATATAAATGTAAAAAACAATGAAAAAAAATCAGCACTTGATATTGCACAAGATAATGAAAATATCATTAAAATATTGAACGAATATAAAAAATAG
- the trpS gene encoding tryptophan--tRNA ligase has protein sequence MNKKPIVLTGDRPTGPLHLGHYIGSLANRLILQQTAQQYVMIADVQALTDNYENPQKIRQNVLEVALDYLAVGIDPEKSTIFIQSMIPELFELTVYYLNLVTISRLKRNPTVKTEIKQKGYGESIPAGFFMYPVSQAADITFIKANIVPVGEDQLPMIEQTNEIVRSFNRIYKCDVLVEAEALVPKVARLPGIDGKAKMSKSLGNAIFLSDEPDELKNKIMKMYTDPDHIHVNDPGKIEGNVVFEYLDVFDSDKEKVAELKEHYQRGGLGDVTVKKYLFEVLNAFLTPIREKRKELAQDKKSVMNILLEGTAKTQKIAKQTMHQVRQVMYLDYQ, from the coding sequence ATGAATAAAAAACCAATTGTTTTGACTGGAGATCGGCCAACTGGGCCATTACATTTAGGACACTATATTGGCAGTTTAGCCAATAGATTAATTTTACAGCAAACTGCACAACAATATGTGATGATCGCTGATGTGCAAGCATTAACTGATAATTATGAGAATCCACAAAAAATTAGACAAAATGTATTAGAAGTTGCATTGGATTATTTAGCGGTCGGAATTGATCCTGAAAAAAGTACTATTTTTATTCAATCAATGATTCCTGAATTATTTGAACTTACCGTATATTATTTAAACTTAGTTACTATCAGCAGATTAAAGCGAAATCCTACGGTGAAAACCGAAATTAAACAAAAAGGGTATGGCGAAAGTATTCCGGCCGGTTTTTTTATGTACCCCGTTAGTCAGGCGGCTGATATTACTTTTATTAAAGCAAATATAGTGCCTGTAGGTGAAGATCAATTACCAATGATTGAGCAAACAAATGAAATTGTACGTTCATTCAATCGAATTTATAAATGTGATGTATTAGTTGAGGCAGAAGCATTAGTTCCAAAAGTAGCGCGGTTACCTGGAATCGATGGAAAAGCAAAAATGAGCAAATCACTTGGTAATGCTATATTTCTTTCTGACGAGCCAGATGAATTAAAAAATAAAATTATGAAAATGTATACCGATCCTGATCATATTCATGTGAATGATCCAGGAAAAATTGAAGGTAACGTAGTATTTGAATATTTAGATGTATTTGATTCAGATAAAGAAAAAGTAGCCGAGCTAAAAGAACATTATCAACGTGGCGGTTTAGGCGACGTTACGGTAAAAAAATATTTATTTGAAGTTCTAAATGCTTTCTTAACGCCAATTAGAGAAAAACGAAAAGAATTAGCCCAAGATAAAAAATCGGTTATGAATATTCTATTAGAAGGTACTGCAAAAACACAAAAAATAGCAAAACAAACAATGCACCAAGTCAGGCAAGTAATGTACTTAGATTATCAATAA
- a CDS encoding DUF502 domain-containing protein: MKKNEIFSKTFNYIKIIFLDGLLTILPITLTLALFAFFFHLLKNWLTPIYALEPEYLQRIPHSEIILVLILILLIGAIFRTFFIRSFVNLIESVFFKIPLMNPVYSGIKQLVQAFTIPEKLTFKQVVLVEFPRHGIHSLGFLTREVAPEMAPDTDKKYFTIYIPTTPNPTTGFLIIVPEGDFTTIDITRQEAMSLIISGGIIQPERFLKNETTID, encoded by the coding sequence ATGAAAAAAAATGAGATCTTTAGCAAAACATTTAATTATATCAAAATAATTTTTCTTGATGGATTATTAACCATCTTACCTATTACTTTAACTCTTGCCTTGTTTGCATTCTTTTTTCATTTGCTGAAAAACTGGCTTACACCAATTTATGCTTTAGAGCCAGAATATCTTCAACGCATTCCTCATTCAGAAATTATTCTTGTTTTAATTCTCATTTTACTTATCGGCGCTATCTTTAGAACCTTTTTTATCCGTTCATTTGTAAATCTTATTGAATCGGTTTTTTTTAAAATTCCACTAATGAACCCTGTATATTCTGGTATAAAGCAATTGGTACAGGCTTTTACGATTCCTGAAAAGTTAACTTTCAAGCAAGTAGTACTCGTTGAATTTCCCCGTCATGGTATTCATAGCTTAGGCTTCTTGACCCGAGAAGTAGCACCAGAAATGGCACCTGACACAGACAAAAAATATTTTACTATTTATATTCCCACCACACCAAACCCGACCACTGGTTTTTTGATAATTGTTCCTGAAGGGGATTTTACGACTATTGATATTACACGCCAAGAAGCAATGTCATTAATCATATCTGGTGGCATTATACAGCCAGAACGTTTTCTAAAGAATGAGACTACCATCGATTAA
- the rph gene encoding ribonuclease PH, protein MQRSHNRAYNELRPLNLTCGISSHADGSVLFEIGNTKVLCTVSLTGQVPIFLRGRKKWWLTASYSLLPASTKNRIERESLSKRNERSIEISRLIGRSLRSVVDLSNKLSEKTVHIDCDVIQADGGTRTACITGSFIALKLAEQKWLQKGLLESPIITEEIAAISVGLLKNEILLDIDFAEDSNVKADFNFVLTRSGNVVEIQGSAEQEPVSWQQIVEMQEVADNGVKKLLAFIDQMIDCPKKSPKILHLENI, encoded by the coding sequence ATGCAACGATCACATAATCGTGCTTATAATGAATTACGTCCATTGAATTTAACCTGTGGTATTTCTTCTCATGCTGATGGTTCAGTATTATTTGAAATAGGTAATACTAAGGTTCTTTGTACGGTTTCTTTAACTGGGCAAGTACCAATTTTTTTACGGGGTAGAAAAAAGTGGTGGCTTACCGCATCATATTCATTATTACCTGCTTCTACAAAAAACCGAATAGAACGAGAATCTTTATCAAAAAGAAATGAGCGTTCAATAGAAATTTCTCGTTTAATTGGAAGATCGTTACGATCAGTAGTTGATTTATCTAATAAATTATCAGAAAAAACTGTGCATATAGATTGTGATGTTATACAGGCAGATGGTGGTACACGGACTGCCTGCATAACAGGATCTTTCATAGCCTTAAAGCTTGCTGAGCAAAAATGGTTACAAAAAGGTTTGCTTGAAAGTCCTATTATAACCGAAGAAATTGCTGCAATATCAGTAGGGTTATTAAAAAATGAAATACTGCTGGATATAGATTTTGCAGAAGATAGTAATGTGAAAGCAGATTTCAATTTTGTACTAACTCGTTCTGGAAATGTTGTTGAAATACAAGGATCGGCTGAACAAGAACCAGTTTCATGGCAACAGATTGTTGAAATGCAAGAAGTAGCAGATAATGGGGTAAAAAAGCTTTTAGCATTTATTGATCAAATGATTGATTGCCCAAAAAAATCACCTAAAATATTGCATCTCGAAAACATATAA
- the pnp gene encoding polyribonucleotide nucleotidyltransferase — protein MVKKFSLPEFNYEVEIGKVAAQADGAAWFKYGETVVLATAVSAPTEEFPGFLPLTVDYREQLAAAGKIPGGYFKREGRLTDKEVLTSRYIDRAIRPLFPENYFNQLQVLATVYSVDKEHMPSVVVLVAASIALSISKIPFMGPIGAVEVARVDGEWIFNPTYSQTQKSDVRIVVAGTDEGINMVEGSLNEVKEDQLIDILFKAHDKIKKQVAWQKEIQQALNVEKEHTDEDDAWKRIRNHANSFLTSDRLRSVFIKNKVERNTLVDSLRDEFVEQEKQEIEENGISAKLVKYMFDKVFAENISKEIFALDKRIDERKFDEIRQIAVEVGLLPYTHGSSLFTRGKTQALATVTLGGGQDQQQVEDLMGNTLEKSFMLHYNFLPYSSGEVRFMRGPGRREIGHGYLAVSALEQVLPLKKDFPYTIRIVVDILESDGSTSMATVCSSTMALMNAGVPIRKMVSGIAMGLLQSPDGTFKALSDINGDEDAYGLMDFKVTGTDIGITAIQMDIKYKGGLPRKVFEQALAQSRDGRLHILKEMQKVMTEPSPTLSHLVPQIISLKISPDKIGAIIGSGGKIIKDITEKTNTTIDIESDGTVNIYGQPEAKFDVAVSWVKVLAGFIQPGDIYKGKIKRATDFGLFVEIAPGQDGLVHISTIPREQQATLAKDYPIDNEVMVQVIDYDEKNGRIRLRLINQKEAV, from the coding sequence ATGGTAAAAAAATTTAGCTTGCCAGAATTTAATTATGAAGTGGAGATTGGAAAAGTTGCGGCTCAAGCTGATGGTGCAGCATGGTTTAAATATGGTGAAACGGTTGTACTAGCAACGGCTGTTTCTGCTCCTACTGAAGAATTTCCTGGATTTTTACCATTAACAGTAGATTATCGAGAGCAATTGGCTGCAGCGGGCAAAATACCAGGGGGTTATTTTAAGCGCGAAGGAAGATTAACTGATAAAGAAGTATTAACAAGTCGCTATATTGATCGTGCTATACGGCCTCTATTTCCGGAAAATTATTTTAATCAACTACAAGTTCTTGCTACCGTATATTCTGTAGATAAAGAACATATGCCAAGTGTAGTTGTTTTAGTAGCAGCATCAATTGCGCTTTCAATATCAAAAATACCATTTATGGGGCCTATAGGTGCAGTTGAAGTAGCTCGCGTTGATGGCGAATGGATTTTTAATCCAACTTATTCTCAAACACAAAAATCTGACGTACGTATTGTGGTAGCTGGTACAGATGAAGGTATCAATATGGTTGAAGGTTCTTTGAACGAAGTAAAAGAAGATCAACTTATCGATATTTTATTTAAGGCTCATGATAAAATAAAAAAACAAGTTGCATGGCAAAAAGAAATTCAGCAAGCGCTTAATGTAGAGAAAGAACACACAGATGAAGATGACGCATGGAAAAGAATTCGTAATCATGCCAATTCATTTTTAACTTCTGACCGGCTACGCTCTGTTTTTATTAAAAACAAAGTTGAACGTAATACACTTGTAGATTCATTAAGAGATGAATTTGTAGAACAAGAAAAACAAGAAATTGAAGAAAATGGTATCTCTGCAAAATTAGTTAAATATATGTTTGATAAAGTTTTTGCAGAAAATATATCAAAAGAAATTTTTGCATTAGATAAACGAATTGATGAACGAAAATTTGATGAAATTCGTCAAATTGCAGTTGAAGTAGGCTTACTGCCTTATACGCATGGTTCATCATTGTTTACTCGCGGTAAAACACAAGCTTTAGCAACGGTAACTCTCGGTGGTGGACAAGACCAACAACAAGTTGAAGATTTAATGGGTAATACATTAGAAAAATCATTTATGCTTCATTATAATTTTTTACCATATTCTTCAGGTGAAGTGCGGTTTATGAGAGGACCGGGTAGACGTGAAATAGGTCACGGTTATTTAGCAGTTTCTGCACTTGAGCAAGTGTTGCCATTGAAAAAAGATTTTCCTTATACTATTCGTATTGTAGTAGATATTTTAGAATCAGATGGTTCAACCTCAATGGCTACCGTATGTAGTTCTACTATGGCTCTTATGAATGCAGGTGTTCCTATTCGTAAAATGGTCAGTGGTATTGCAATGGGATTATTACAGAGTCCCGATGGCACTTTTAAAGCATTAAGTGATATTAATGGAGATGAAGATGCTTATGGTCTTATGGATTTTAAAGTGACGGGTACTGATATTGGAATCACCGCAATTCAGATGGATATCAAATACAAAGGTGGGTTACCACGAAAAGTATTTGAACAAGCATTAGCACAATCACGAGATGGTCGGCTTCATATTTTAAAAGAAATGCAAAAAGTTATGACTGAACCAAGTCCGACACTTTCTCATTTAGTACCACAAATTATTTCTTTAAAAATTTCTCCGGATAAAATTGGTGCAATTATTGGTTCTGGCGGAAAAATCATCAAGGATATTACTGAAAAAACCAATACAACAATTGATATTGAAAGTGATGGTACCGTAAATATTTATGGCCAGCCTGAAGCTAAATTTGATGTAGCCGTAAGTTGGGTCAAAGTGTTAGCTGGATTTATTCAGCCCGGTGATATATATAAAGGAAAAATTAAACGTGCTACTGATTTTGGCCTTTTTGTTGAAATAGCACCTGGCCAAGATGGCTTGGTTCATATATCAACTATTCCGCGTGAACAACAAGCAACATTGGCAAAAGATTATCCAATTGATAATGAAGTAATGGTGCAAGTTATAGATTATGATGAAAAAAATGGTCGTATTAGATTACGTTTAATTAATCAAAAAGAAGCTGTTTGA
- the rpsO gene encoding 30S ribosomal protein S15 codes for MAKKDMKDIKINLDEFKINEKDTGSVEVQVAQLTEHITRLTEHFRSHPKDFASKRGMIQMVARRRKSLQYLERKNVQTYKTLIERLGLRK; via the coding sequence ATGGCAAAAAAAGATATGAAAGACATCAAAATTAATTTAGATGAATTTAAAATAAATGAAAAAGACACTGGTTCTGTTGAAGTGCAAGTTGCACAGTTAACGGAACATATTACGCGTTTGACTGAACATTTTAGATCGCATCCTAAAGATTTTGCTTCAAAAAGAGGAATGATCCAAATGGTTGCAAGAAGGCGCAAATCATTGCAATACTTAGAGCGAAAGAATGTTCAAACTTATAAAACATTGATTGAACGTTTAGGTTTACGAAAATAA